From the genome of Bacteroidota bacterium, one region includes:
- a CDS encoding dihydrofolate reductase family protein, whose amino-acid sequence MLLKGGTTFHFITSGIKSALDEAKKTAQGKDIVIGGGVSTIRQSLQAGYIDELEISLSPVFLGSGENLFSGIDMFNLGYNKIIRTESEEATHFTSHPYKL is encoded by the coding sequence ATATTATTGAAAGGTGGAACAACATTTCATTTTATCACCAGCGGAATTAAATCGGCATTGGATGAAGCAAAAAAAACTGCACAAGGAAAAGATATAGTAATTGGAGGAGGCGTTTCAACAATTCGCCAATCTTTACAAGCGGGTTATATTGATGAATTAGAAATTTCATTATCACCAGTTTTTCTTGGTTCAGGAGAAAATTTATTCTCAGGAATTGACATGTTTAATTTAGGGTATAATAAAATAATAAGAACAGAAAGTGAAGAAGCAACTCATTTTACCAGCCATCCCTATAAGCTATAA
- a CDS encoding ATP-binding protein, translating to MIALLEQSENLLAQTFLDFKRFLFDKIRWNNRLIGIKGARGTGKTTLLLQWLKQQNLSADKAAYFSLDDLYFTQHSLKETVRDYHKQGGKILVLDEVHKYKNWSAEVKNIYDFFPDLKIIFTGSSIIDISRQQGDLSRRALIYELPGLSFREYLSMKNIVTLPVITLDELLSDPGQIRKHVPKDFRPIQHFTQYLNTGYYPFALEDPESVHQKINQLIRTIVEYDMAELKDFDIRNAKKVLQLIYVIAQQVPFKPNLTSLAVKTSIHRNSLSNYLHYLEQAKIITLLYPAGRSTAVLQKPEKIFLNNTSLLFSLAEEQAEKGAVRETFFMSQLHPFHKIHMPKQGDFIVSNKYTFEIGGKGKDHKQIQGVKNAWFVKDDIETPVAGTIPLWMFGLLY from the coding sequence ATGATAGCATTATTAGAACAATCGGAAAATCTTTTAGCCCAAACATTCTTAGATTTCAAACGATTCCTTTTTGATAAAATCAGATGGAATAATAGATTGATAGGCATCAAAGGAGCAAGGGGAACAGGTAAAACTACTCTGTTGCTACAATGGTTGAAACAACAGAATCTATCAGCAGACAAAGCAGCATATTTTTCATTAGACGATCTATACTTTACCCAACATTCCTTGAAAGAAACTGTAAGGGATTACCACAAACAGGGAGGAAAGATTCTTGTCCTGGATGAAGTGCATAAGTATAAAAACTGGTCAGCAGAAGTTAAGAACATCTATGATTTCTTTCCTGATTTAAAGATAATTTTCACAGGTTCGTCCATCATTGATATTTCCAGGCAACAAGGTGATTTAAGCAGAAGAGCTTTGATTTATGAATTACCGGGCCTATCATTCCGTGAATATCTATCCATGAAAAATATTGTCACCCTACCAGTGATAACCCTTGATGAACTCCTTTCAGATCCAGGTCAGATCAGAAAGCACGTGCCGAAGGATTTCAGACCCATTCAACACTTCACTCAATACCTCAATACCGGATACTACCCCTTTGCGTTGGAGGATCCTGAATCGGTGCATCAGAAAATAAATCAACTCATCCGAACTATTGTGGAATATGATATGGCCGAGTTGAAAGATTTTGATATACGCAATGCCAAGAAAGTGCTTCAGCTGATATACGTGATTGCACAACAAGTGCCTTTCAAGCCGAATCTTACATCACTTGCAGTAAAGACATCCATCCATAGGAACTCTTTAAGCAATTATTTGCACTACCTGGAGCAGGCAAAGATCATTACACTGCTTTACCCTGCCGGGCGTAGTACGGCTGTGCTGCAAAAACCGGAGAAAATATTCCTGAACAATACCAGCTTACTATTCTCATTGGCTGAAGAGCAAGCAGAAAAAGGTGCTGTAAGAGAAACATTTTTTATGTCGCAGCTCCATCCATTTCACAAAATACATATGCCTAAGCAAGGAGATTTTATCGTAAGCAATAAATACACATTTGAAATTGGAGGCAAAGGAAAAGATCACAAGCAAATACAAGGTGTAAAGAATGCCTGGTTTGTTAAAGATGATATAGAAACTCCTGTTGCAGGAACTATACCTTTGTGGATGTTCGGGTTGTTGTATTAA